ATTAACAAGCTAggtttttataaattcaaaccAGCAGCTATTTCAGAGAGCTATTACAGTTTAAATTCGAATGAATTCAGGGAATTATGAAATATTTCTAACCCAGCAAGTGATGGTGAGGGAGAGATAGTTCTCGTTTGAATGCAAGCGCTAGAAACAAATGAAGGAGGACATCTAAGGTGTGGCAATACTTTGACGAAGTTAGAGAAAATGGAGAAGTTTGGCCCAAACGCAAAagttatagcaattaaaaataaaataaaaattattattttgatgtatttgtaagttaaaaatattttaaaaaataattattaccacacTCACAAACACACTATAAACATAGAGGGGAAAACACAAGGGGAACTAAAAATATGTACAGACACCTAAAATCTATTAGTTTAATATGACTTGAAGTCAAGTGGTTAGTTACATGTGGTATTAATATATTCATGTGaatatatgtttattattaataaaaacttaatttatctttaatatttatataatataatattaataaatttaatatttgatatatgaatctagagtaaagataaagttcaagagataaaaatattttgcaaagaaaattataaaattatactttGATTatgttacatgttatcttaatcgaGGTAACAAAGAGGCAGACATTAAATCTAACATGAATTATATGAAGGCACTTAGCGATTCAGAGATGATTTATCACCCtaggtgaattaaaaaaaaattcatatgttctcaaatagtattaacaacaaaatccttgacaaaggtggaaataagattttttaaaaaattcaaatcttagTCAAATGATCAATGAATATTATGTAGAgaacaaatatgatttaacaTGATAAATATGCTTTATGCTTTAATGTTTAATTAGaacattattaataaaaagatattaattatactGAGAAACTGGTCGCCAAAAGATTAAGTCAAaccattaatgatttttttaatattttgggaCCATGACGTGTTGCTATACAATGCATCTAATGTTTAAATATAAActaatcaattgttgaatagataataaattaaattgtttaatttatttaattctatccAATTAAAAATTGTATTTGGGTTAACATGTTACAAACTTAATGAGCCACACATATATTAAGAACTATTAGTCAAAAATTAAACtgagataatttaattaagtatgacctgattaaaatagattttagaaattaagaactataatataattaatacatagATTATATATCtacacctagaaaaatcaaatatggacttgattgaattaatttctaaattttttttgaattaatatatggatattattaaGCAggtaaattgatatatttttaatttatatgagtttttagattttttttataaatagtattttgtatgattatttattaaacaaaaaaaactatatatataaattatctaCCGCATATCAATCTTGGACACCAATTTAAAGACATTGCAGAAGCTataaatgaatatatttaattatttatgaacaCCATTGCACCTTCCATTTCATAGATTTGTCAATCATAGGGTTTTGCCAGCGTTACTTAATTCTTCCAAGAAGATTAATGAATCCAAATCAGAGACAGAGGCCCAACATAAAAGCCCTATGTAGGCCTACTCCATCAGATTGCCCAATCAAATCCATTCTTAGCCCATAAATATACCCCATCAAAGCTTGAAGGCCCGTCTCAATATTTTGTGATATTGAAATGGCTATGGAGTGTTTGGCACAGTCGTGGTTGAActggaattttaaaaatttttcaaatttttgtttattttaaattaatttttttgtgtttttttattattttaatatgttaatatcaaaaatattattttaataaattttcaaataaaaaatacaatttcaaacacCAAGATATGACATATCGCTTATACCGAATATGAACAGCAAATTGCGTTTTCATCActtacaaggaaaaataaaagttatgttttCCCTATGCCTATGACCCCTCCAGATTGCAATTAATCCATAATCGGTGCTTAGACAatgaatgatttaattaatagcTACCTTCAGGTTTTTtcgaaaaaaaattagttaagtgAATcctattagttttttctttttcaaaaagcaagaaagtgaaaacattattttcaaaTGTGTCAGGTGaacaatgttttctttctttttttttcaagtttttttttttatttatgagttgttttttatttctaaaatctgattttttaaaaaaaaaaatcttataaccaaaattatttaataaattaaaaaaaaaatctttttattcaattaattttgagtttagTGTCTCGTCAGCTGACAGGATAATATTTTCATTCTCACAACCTTGAAGCGGAAGAAGTCCTGGCTGACTAAGGATCTATTTAATAACACGatgaaaatcatgttttttaaaatttaaaaatattatttttattaaaaattattattttattatttttatattattttaaagcacgtataaatatcaaaaataaattttaaaaaatataaataatttattttaatatattttaaaaaaatatttttaaaccactaatatattttcaaacacattctcaataaataaaaagagactCAAGCAACGTACTTAAATGGTAGGGGAGGTGAAAGCCTTACCAGATTCTTCCACACTCTTGTTGAAAGCTAGCTCCATTTATTACTCAACAAAGCCTccttttttgtaataataataatataagtttGTAGTTTTCATTGTAGCCACGATGTTTTTCATCACTGTTTCAATCCTCGATCTTCCCATCTGGTATCAAGGGAGCTGCATGAAAATCTCAAATCTCTTGATTAGTAAcgtaaatcaatatattttattttaatttggattcTCATTTAAACGAAtcagaaataatataataacccAATATTATTGGgcttaacaaaatattaaacccaaatatataTGACTATGGTAATTCTATTAGACtctattttgaattataatgggtcaaaaatattttttctttaacaagtAAAAGTTATTTTCTCTCTTAGACATATGAAAGGTTTTGATGCTatctaaaaaagatgaaattttagTTCTCCCTTGAAGATATTGCATCTTTAACATCTTAGGAAAACTAGTTATAAAAGACAACTCTAAgttcttaatttaaaatttaaaccaaaattttaaacGTTATTAACTCTtgtctttcttcaatttctccattaaaaaaaatagtattttataataattatctcaatcaaaaaatataaatttttacaagcTCATCACTATCTTGTgatcaattatattaatttaattagataaaataagaATGATTAAACTCTAAGACTGGGTCGtcattaaaactaaaaactgCTAGCAAAAGTCTAATCAGGAGATTATTATAACAtggcttaatttgtttttaaaaaataaaagacggGCACTAATTCTCTTGCCGAAAAATTGGTGGATTGTGCTAAGGCCATTGATATGCTCTTGAAGGAGATCCTGGCTGCCAACGAGTCCTTATCAAAATCATAGACCGTTAATACCTTCCTGCTCAGTTTTGCGTGACAACACAGAATACCAATTAATTTTCTCCTTTCATGTGGTTTACTTATTTACAACCGAAAAACCCGTGAAGGATCCACCTTACTGAGTTCAGTGTTGCGATAAATTTCGTGCAAGACCACACTTGTTTTAATGATATCATCGAGCAGTCACCTGGCCCGGCATCATTCCGGTTGACCTCTGCCGGACCGCTCTTGTCCGTAGATGCTGACCATACCCAACAGACACTTGACAATCTTCACGAAGCAGCCAAAAAGtttgatattgattttgaagTGAGACGTTTGGCTGCTAATGGTGCTGCTGATACTGTTGATTATGTTCTCAAACTCACAAGAGCAAGTGAGGATGAGACGACTGTGGTGAGATGGGAATTTCAACTCCACAAATCGCTCACAAACATCATTTCAATTACAACTTCTTAATGTAattaatgatattgaaaaaaaaaacaaaattgagttcTGTAAGACGCTATGAAAGAACAAGCAACACAAATCACGATATATAATTTGACAAGCACACCATCAATTATCTTCATAGCCTCTATTCAATTTTCATCATCTACCAGAATCAATAAACACTATCACTTGCGTTCAAATTCTAGAGTAGGAAATCAACTGTCGTtgttttttcaccttttattttatttttatatttgttgttgtcttttattttatttctagacagaacaatttatttctttctagggtaatcatataaatttatgataccataaaaaaataaaaatactcattTTGTctctaatcaattaaaaaatatcaaaatattccaaaaacgATTCTATCATCAACCAAGCATTGGCCTATTAGTGAAGGTGAAAACACTGTTTCATTTAAGTGAATGTTTCTAGGTAAACAATGTTTTCACcttctcttccattttttttatttttatttttattttgtttgtgagttttttttttaaatctgattttttaaaaaaatattataacaaaaattatttaataaattaaaaaaaatctttcaatttgattaattttgagtttAGTGTCTCGTCAAGTGACTGgatcatatttttattcttacagcCTTTGAAGTGGAAGAAGCCCCGGCTGACTAAGTCAATGAAAAGAGACTCAAGCAACgtactgaatttatttttttatccatgaaGAAGAATCAGTGCGATTTCCCCATATAATTTTGTAGAACCAGTCAgaatccttcttttttattatttgctacGCATGCTAAGATAACGTAACCTTCACCTAACGatttgctctttttttctttctttcttatttaagactttaagaaaatgattaactACCTAATGCGTTTTAGGTCTTGGTCTTCCTCTGTTAGCTTCTTAAAGTAAGCTATCGAatccaaatattaaattgatatggaAATTTCAAGGAAGCAATAGCTGAATAGAAAATGGAAATTGATGTCTAGAATGACATTTCTGGGCTGATCTTTTCAGCTTAAAATGGTCACTTGTTTCTTATGATCATCGCCCATTCACTAAAGTAAAGTCATTCAGTTCATTGACAGCCATTTGTTATTGCTTGTTGCTCAAAATGGCCACTCTTCTTCTCAACAAACTGTTAGACTCTGCTAAGGCGATTGAAGATGGTGATCTGAATCTTGCAGAGTCAGTTTTCAAGGAGATTAAATGCCTAAATGATGCGAATACCAGCACAGCAGCAAGAAAACTTGTCAGATTCTATGTTGAAGCGCTCATTCGGAGACTCTACAAACTGTATCCTCGAAATCCTACTCCATTAGCACCTTCCACGGATTCATATTACATCAGGTGCTGGCGATTTCTTCCCTTCGTATGGTTTGCAGAAAAAAGCAGCCACCATTCCATCCTTGATGCCGttgttggaaaaaagaaagtcCATGTTATCAACTTCTCTAATATGGAATTCAATATGCTGATTCGAGATTTGATGCGTGATCTAGTGAAGCAGGTGGGCAGTGGAATGTCCTTCCAAGTAACAAATATCAGACCTAAACTGTCAAACAATGAAGAGTACCTCCAAGAAATGGATCGCGTACTAGCTGCAGAGGCTAAAACACTTCGCCTGACAGATTTCAAACTAGACCATGTATTTGCCAATACTGCAGCAGGTATTGTTGAATCCACTCTCAATCTCAAAAGAACAAGCGAGGACGAGGCGATAGTTGTGAAATGGGAGTTTGAACTTCACAAATTGATCTTAGTGCCCGGTGCACTCGAGAAAGTTCTGTCAAAACTGAAGGAACTCAGACCAGAAATCATGGTAATTGTGGAACTGGAAGCCAACCATAACAGTCCTGATATCTTGGACCGACTTGCCCAATCATTCCCATACTACTCCAGCGTATTTGACTCCGTAGAGAAAGATACGCCCGAACATGATCTCGAAAACAAGATATCGTGGGAGATGGATTTTAGGCGGCAGATCACTAATGTGGTGGCGCGAGAGGACATCCAGCATGCTGAGAGACATGAAACACAGGCTTGGTGGCGAGATCAGCTGCGTGGTTTAGGATTTCATCCTGTTCGCCAGTGGTTCAACCATGTAAGGGGTTTTCTTTTCAGTGACTTGACTCAATACACTATAGAAGGAAAGAATGGATGTCCCTTACTATGTCGATACACTGTCCCTCTAGCAATCACATCGGCATGGAAACCCGAACTTGCTCAGTCTGATGGAggtgaacaatttttttgtttcaaaaaaatgatatcaaacACCTCACATTTCTTtactatgattattattattgttgtttatttttcactacAAATGAACGCAAGTTTATAAATGTCagttggaaaaatatatttgaggttAGCAACTATTCATTCATGTGTATTGAGTAAGGTCTTCTCTCACAGTCTCTGAAAAGCTCTTTGTTCTTGAattttgcatattttatttatttaattagagggAATGTGAGGTTTACTTGTGATTATTTGATCATTAAAACTCTGAAACATCTCAATTTAAAAGGCTGAAGCTATTAAATAAGAGTCGATAACATGGTGAAATGCTAATCATGCAGGATCGGACAACAAGGAGAACGTGGGCAGTCCAGAATCCATGTTGTTAGGTCTAGAGTTCAATGATCTtagcataataaaaaatgaatgcgAGGAAGAAGGTGATCCTACTATCATGAGAGAAGGAAATGTGTGGTCTCCAGAGGTACCCCATCCTGTATTTGCCTGCATGCTTTTTATCAGATTGctatttgtttataatttatatagattCCTAGGGAGATCGATTAATAGGATACTCAAAtctttaatatttctttcataCATAAAGAGTTTGATTgtctattaatttttctaaattcttTGTTATATCCTGCTATAGTTTTTGCAATTCTCCTCGATGAATGAGATTGCTTCTGCGGTTTTTGCAGTGCCCCTCAATCAATGAGATTGCTGCTTCAGCTGAGATATTTGACATATTAGAATATGTGTGTCATGTATATAAGCTGCCCCTGGCACTAACATGGATATTGGATGGTAGAGAGCCTACCAGAAATTCTGAGGGGAATGTTGGTGGGAGGAGCCACTGGTGGtgactttgaaacactcagaggggataaaacacactggttttattacaaaatccgaagcttacaattaattaacacaaaagcttaaacacaccctctctctctctttctcttacaaGTGTTCCTCTTAATTCTCTCCACGGtgggatggtcaaaacacaattttgacaactttaatttttgagcaaagatcaaacaccactttaaaccaaaaagctctagttacttttggagataccacaaaggttccattcaaaggtaaaggcaacatcccagtcaagatgaaaaatggcgattccagctacatcgccgatgtctattatgtcccagccataaaacagaacctaatcagcttaggtcaacttttggagagaggctatactttttactcggagaattgtcatctggcaattagagacaacaattgcagattaatggcctacgtgaaaatgtccaagaataggatgtttcctttgaacatccagtatgatggagcaaggtgtttgagcgccatcaccaacagtgaagaatggctttggcacctgaggcttggacatctgaatttcacgagtttgaagatgctagcaagcaagaagatggtcaaaggtttgcctcacattgatcatccagaagaAGTCagtgagagttgtgagacatgtagagagaagaagagagaaagaaagagaagggctgccatcagcagacctgctgccaccagcagctgctgccctatgtagcaatgagagatgggagttgagtggatgtgatcctcctccatgtgttgtattctttctctatctctaaataaaatgaacctctcccgtggatgtaggcaatttgccgaaccacgttaaatattgtgtctcagtgtgcttacccctccgatgagcaatgatcagtacatcaccggtcccggattccgccccatcaaatggtatcagagccccgttcatcggaaaacagaagagttttggggtatatccgaattttcaaaattgtcaaaaacaagttttgatcctTCCaaagtgtagagctcatcaacacgaactcactgccgcaaaaatcagccaaatcggagttcggggtagcccacacgcgccgcctgaatattcagccagatcgcccacgcgcatcccacgcgccccgaggttgaagacgactgagccacacgcgcgccatataTTGAGCCGCGCCGAGCCGTATACGCCGCGTCCtagccgagccacaagccgagtccagccgagccacaagccCGAGCCGTACCtcgcgccgagccgagccgcgttccagcctcagccgagccgaaggaatattccccagaatattcccagaatattccacagaatattcccggttcaacccagcgaaccgcccgccgtacagaagtGATTtgttgaccggttcacccattttcggacccgatttcaacaaagtcagaccggttccctactatttggaccattccggatcgatctacagtgtccgtttgtccaaattcggctcccaaagaggcgatatagtcattaaaagagcaaaatgactacagaaggtacataTACACTCATTccaaagctgaccaaagacaactatgatagttggtgcatcagattgaaggcatttcttgggtcacaagagtgtttggatattgtacaaactggttatgatgaaccagagtccaaagaaagagaagatgattTACAAGAGGCTCaaaagcaagccttgaaagtcaacagaaagaaggacaacaaagccaagaccatcatctaccaaggtcttgatgaagacacaTTCGAGAtaatagcttccgctgaaacatcacatgacatatgggaggctctccaacagaaatacaaaggtgctgacagaatcaagaagattcgtcttcaatctttgcgaggtgaatttgagttattgcaaatgaagtcctcggagtctatttctgattatcacacaaggattatggtgatagtcaaccagatgagaagaaatggagaagccctcaTCGATTCTCGAAtcactgagaaaattttgagatccctagatccaaaatttgattttgttgttgtcgcaattgaagagtccaaagatgtggacaagttgacagtagatgagcttatgagttctttgcaagctcatgagcagaagatcgtaaagcgaaatggagataaggcaattgagcatgccttacaagcaaagttgtccctcaaggacagatatgagcaaggggagacttcatcaagtggctacaccactcaaggaggaagtcaacaatccagaggaggattccagcaattccaaggaagaggttcttggaatacaagttttagaggaagaggtggcagaaacaccaccagaggaggccgaggacaacaagcattcactcccagagaaagaggaggcggttacaataaccgtgacaagaggaatatcaaatgttatagttgcaatcagtttgggcactatagcactgaatgccgatggaaagctccgttggagatacgtgagcaagccaactatgtagagaaggatgatagagaagaaactgcatttcttgtccaacaaggacttgataagaaaaaggaggacatatggtatctagatactggagccagcaatcacatgtgcggctaccgagagttatttagtaatctagatgagaccaagcaaggtctagttacttttggagataccacaaaggttccattcaaaggtaaaggcaacatcccagtcaagatgaaaaatggcgattccagctacatcgccgatgtctattatgtcccagccataaaacagaacctaatcagcttaggtcaacttttggagagaggctatactttttactcggagaattgtcatctggcaattagagacaacaattgcagattaatggcctacgtgaaaatgtccaagaataggatgtttcctttgaacatccagtatgatggagcaaggtgtttgagcgccatcaccaacagtgaagaatggctttggcacctgaggcttggacatctgaatttcacgagtttgaagatgctagcaagcaagaagatggtcaaaggtttgcctcacattgatcatccagaagaAGTCagtgagagttgtgagacatgtagagagaagaagagagaaagaaagagaagggctgccatcagcagccctgctgccaccagcagctgctgccctatgtagcaatgagagatgggagttgagtggatgtgatcctcctccatgtgttgtattctttctctatctctaaataaaatgaacctctcccgtggatgtaggcaatttgccgaaccacgttaaatattgtgtctcagtgtgcttacccctccgatgagcaatgatcagtacatcaccggtcccggatTCCGCCCCATCAGGGAAGAATGTTCTACGCGTTGAGGATACTGCTTGCTACGTCAATGATTTAGGAGCAGCAGAATTTGTTGAGATATGTGCAGAATTTGATCTTGAGCAAGGGCAAGGTGTTGCTGGAAAAGCCCTTCTATCAG
This Populus alba chromosome 7, ASM523922v2, whole genome shotgun sequence DNA region includes the following protein-coding sequences:
- the LOC118061311 gene encoding DELLA protein GAIP-B-like, whose amino-acid sequence is MATLLLNKLLDSAKAIEDGDLNLAESVFKEIKCLNDANTSTAARKLVRFYVEALIRRLYKLYPRNPTPLAPSTDSYYIRCWRFLPFVWFAEKSSHHSILDAVVGKKKVHVINFSNMEFNMLIRDLMRDLVKQVGSGMSFQVTNIRPKLSNNEEYLQEMDRVLAAEAKTLRLTDFKLDHVFANTAAGIVESTLNLKRTSEDEAIVVKWEFELHKLILVPGALEKVLSKLKELRPEIMVIVELEANHNSPDILDRLAQSFPYYSSVFDSVEKDTPEHDLENKISWEMDFRRQITNVVAREDIQHAERHETQAWWRDQLRGLGFHPVRQWFNHVRGFLFSDLTQYTIEGKNGCPLLCRYTVPLAITSAWKPELAQSDGGSDNKENVGSPESMLLGLEFNDLSIIKNECEEEGDPTIMREGNVWSPECPSINEIAASAEIFDILEYVCHVYKLPLALTWILDGREPTRNSEGNVGGRSHWW